AACACGACGGACCCCACCGTCAACTGGGGAGGGCCTACCAGCGCCTGCAGCAGGCCATGCAGGAGAGGGGCTTGCACAGAGATGGGCCAGCCTGGGAAGTGTACAACTGGATGGCTCTCGCTCTGGACACCGCAGACAGGTCCGATGTGGCCTCTGACCGCGGGCACACCACGCTGGTCCAGCCGCTGAAGCAGCCCTGATCTTCACATCATGCCCTGATTTTCCTGGCCACGGACCGTCTGGTCCATGCCTGGACTGGGTGCCGCTTGCAGGCTGGCAGGTCAGCATTGGGCCAGGGTGTTGCTGAAATTGTGGCCCTCTCGGGCAAAGAGGACGGAGTGGTCCTGAGATCTGGCAGCAGAGCATTGCCTGCCTGGGTGCAGATTTTTGAACACTCGTGTTTGTCCTGAATGGTGAACGTTGCTTTTCTTGACACTTCAACGTTTTAGTCCTAAAGTGAAAACATGCACGACCGGCCTCCCCTCCCTCCACGGGCCAGCACAGGGCGCCCTGCGGTGCTCTCCTGGCTGCGCATGGCCCGTTTCACCCAGCAGGTCACCCGGGCCTGGACCCAGGCCCTGCGCACCCATGACCTCAGTCCCGCTCAGTTCGATGTGATCGCCTCGGTGGGTGGACAGCCAGACATCACCCAGCGGGAACTCAGCCACAAGCTGCTGGTCACCGATGGGAACATCAGCCAGTTGCTCACCAGCCTGACCCGGCGTGAGCTCATCGACCGCACCACCGTGGGCAAAGAAAAACGACTCTCACTCACCCCTGCGGGTCAGCAGCTGTTTGACCGCCTCATCCCACACCACGAGGACTGGCTGGAAGAACAATTTCAGGCCCTGACCTTCGAAGAACAGCAGCAGCTTTCACAGCTCCTGAGGGTCTTGCTGCGCTCCAGGCACTGATTTTATGACCTGAACGTTTTAGCTCTAAAACGTCTTTTAACAACACCCTGGCCTCCTTCTCGACCCCACCTGCCCCTGAAGCACCCCCCTCATCCGCACCGTCCTGACAGATCAGGACAGCACCAAAAGGAGCAAAATGGAAATTGGAATTGACAGCTTCGCTGCCGTGGTGACCGACCCCGACACCGGCACCACCCTCTCCGGGGCAGACCGCCTGAACCACCTGATTGAAGAAATTGAGACAGCAGACCGGGCCGGCGTTGACTCTTTCGGCATCGGAGAACACCACCGCAAAGAGTACCTGGACAGTGCACCCACCCTGATTCTGGCCGCAGCAGCCTCTCGCACAAATCGAATCCGGCTGACCAGCGCCGTCACCGTGCTTTCCGCAGACGACCCGGTGAGGGTGTTCCAGCAATTTGCCACCCTCGACCTGCTCTCCCGGGGCCGGGCAGAGATCGTGGCGGGCCGTGGGTCATCCATCGAAGCCTACCCCCTGTTCGGCCTGGACCTGAACCAGTACGACCCGCTGTTCAGGGAGAAACTCGACTTGCTTTTGAAACTGCGGGACAACACCCACCTGCACTGGCAGGGACAGTTCCGTGCCCCCCTCACGGGTCACGGGGTGTACCCCCGCCCCCATCAAACGCAGCTTCCCATCTGGGTGGGGGTGGGCGGCACCCCGGCTTCCTTTGTGCGGGCCGGCACCCTGGGTCTCCCTTTGATGGTGGCGATCATCGGCGGGGATTTCCGGCGGTTCCGTCCCCTCATCGACCTGTACCGACAGGCCGGTGAAAGGGCAGGCCACCCCAGAGAACAGTTGAAGGTGGGCGTGCACGCCTTTGGTTTCGTGGCAGAAACTGGACAGGTTGCCCGGGACCTGGTGTACCCGGGTTACGAACGCCTGATGAACGTCATCGGACGGGAACGGGGCTGGCCCCCCGCCTCCAGGGCCCGCTTTGACCACGAATGTGGCCCCTCCGGCGCGTACCTGACGGGCAGCGTGGAGGAAGTGGTGGAAAAGGCTGTGCACGTGCACCAGGTGCTCGGAGGGGTGTCCCGACTGACGTTTCAGATGACCAACGTGATGCTGAACCACGACCGGATGCTGCAGGCCATCGAAATGCTGGGCCAGCAGGTGCGTCCCCGGGTGCAAGAACGCCTCGCCCAGCTAAACAAATGAAAAAAACAGCCAGGTGCTGGGAGAGGACCTTGCAGGAGGCCCCACATGAATGAACCCACTTCACAACACCCCATGCCCGCAGGGGCCGCTGGCGTGGCCCTGCGGACGGACATCGTGGTGATCGGTGCCGGGCAGGCAGGACTTTCTGCCGCCTACCACCTGAAAAAACAGGGGGTCCCCCCTGGCAAGGGTTTCGTGGTCCTCGACGCCAACCCCTTTCCGGGTGGTGCGTGGCAGCACCGCTGGCCCACCCTGACCCTCTCCACGGTGAACCGGGTGCATGACCTGCCAGGGATGAGGTTCACAGAGACCACAGGAGAAGCCCTCTCCAGCGTGCAGGCCCGCCTTGCCGTCCCAGAGTACTTCGCGGAGTATGAAAAGCGCTTTGGGTTACCGGTCTACCGCCCGGTCAGGGTGCTGCAGGTGACGGACCGGGCAGACCACCGCCTGCAGGTCCAGACCGACCAGGGGCCTGTTTCCACCCGGGGCATCATCAACGCCACCGGAACCTGGAACACCCCCTTCATTCCAGACGTGCCCGGCAGGGAGCGGTTTCTGGGCAGGCAACTCCACACCCAGGACTACCAGAACCCCCATGACTTCCTGGGGCAGCATGTGCTCATTGTCGGAGGGGGGATTTCTGCCCTGCAACTCCTCGATGAAATCTCACAGGTCACAGAGACCACCTGGGTGACCCGACGGGAACCGGAGTTTCGCAAAGGACCGTTTGATGACGAGGCAGGTCGGGCAGCAGTGAGCCTGGTGGAAGCCCGGGTGAGGGCAGGGCTGGAACCGGAGTCGGTGGTGTCGGTCACCGGACTGATGTGGACCCCGCAGGTCGAGGCCATGCAGCAGCGCGGGGTGCTGTCGCGCCTGCCGATGTTCCAGCACATCACCGAAAAGGGGGTGGTCTGGGAGGATGGAAGGAGCCTGCACGTGGATGTGATTTTGTGGTGCACCGGGTTTCGCAGCAGCCTCAGCCACCTCTCTCCCGTGAACCTCAGGGAAGACACCGGAGGGATCACCCTGACCGGACGGCTCGCCACCCAGGTCGCCAGAGACCCACGCATTCACCTGGTGGGCCATGGACCATCCGCGTCCACCATCGGCGCCAACCGGGCAGGAAGGGCCGCAGTGCAGGAACTGTGTGCTTTTCTGGGAATCACCTGATCCCTGGTGGCGGGAAATGCAGTAAGCCATTGGCAGTGGGATGAACATCAGTCTTCATCCTTTTTCAGGGGTGCGGTCTCCAGTCACTTCAGGGTCTGACGGGTGTCCTCCAAAATCACCTTCAAATCCTCCAGGTCGTCCGGGTCACTGGCCAGCAACCTTCGCACCACTTCCTGCCGAAACAGCAGGTGCTCCTGAATGCGCTGCCGGTTCTTCTCTGGCTGCTGGTCGATGTCCCTGGAGAAAATCCACATCAGTTGCAACCCCAGATTCACCAGGGTCAGGGCTTCCCTGAGTTCCCCCAACTCCAGTTGCATGCGGGCCACCCACAGGTTTCTCCCTCCTCTCAGGCCACCCCACCGCTGCACACCGTCCGGTTTGAAGAACAGTTGCAAGTACTCCTGGGCAGGTTGAAGCATGAAGCCATTGCAGGTGGTACTTCACCTGCAAGCACAGGAGTTCCAGAGGCAACTCATGGGTGAACTCAAAATGCAGATGGGGACGGATGCCTGGAGAGGTGACTTGCCGGGCAAAGGTATCCACTGTGCACGGTTCAGGTGCCTCAAGAGGAGACAGGTGGAAGGTGGTCACCTCCTGGATGTCCTGTGGGTGGGTGTAAAAACAGAAAAGGAGTTCGGACTGGGCCAGGGCATGTTGCAGTTGCTGAGAGACCACGGTCAGGTGTTCTGGGGTCATGGGTCTTCCTGAGGTCCAACCAGCATGCACCCACACAGAAAAAAGCAATGTGGCACGGCATCCAGCAGGATGAGACGCCCTGTGCCAAGCTGGAATCAATCCAGTCCAAGGCCACAGGTTCTGTTTCAAAAACCTCACCAAAAGTCAGTCTGAACCCTGGTTGGGAGCCTTCCGGCCCACCTGTGTGATTTGCGGGAAAGCCGTCACAACCAACTGTTGCAAGCCGATTGTGACGTACATGGGCTGAAAGCCTTTGAATTTGAGATTCTGGAGCTGGTGGACAGCACAGATCCACAGGTCCTCGCTGAAAGAGAACTGCACTGGGTGAGGCACCACCAGTCAAATGATCCGAATTGTGGCTACTACCTGGATGAGATAGGCAGTGACCCACAACTCCAAACCCTGTCTGTGCGACTGCCTGGTGAAACCCTGAAGCGCCTCACATCCACCTTTCCTCTGCAGGTGGACCGGGATCAGTTCTTCCTTGAGGTGCTCCAGCAGACACTGAAATTCAGGTGAAAAGCTACAGCCTGGCCAGACACACCATGGTTCCAGCAGACTGCCCTCTCTATTCCTGCTGCCTCACTCGAAGAACGAGCGTCAGGACACCTTCCTGATCCTGAACGTGCCACCCAGGGAATTCGGCATCTGCAACGGATAATTCATGCAAAACACGCTCCGGGAGGACAGGGGCAACCTGAACGCGGCCACTTCGGAGGTCTCTGGCAAGTCGTTCGAGAAGGGCCGGCAGGTCCTGACCTTCAACGGTCGCTGAAGGCCTGCGTTCACCGGAGGCAGGCTTCTCGATGGGTGTGGAAGTGCCGAGTGCGGTCTGGATGGCCTCCAGAATCTGTTCGCCATACTGTTCGATGCGCCTGGGACCCAGCCCTGGGATGCCCACCAAATCGGACATCGTTCGGGGCGCCCGCTCTGCCAGGGCGGTCAATGTGGCATTCGGGAACACCAGGTACGCTGCATGTCCCGTTTCCCGGGCCAGTGCCCGGCGCACCTCCGTCAGCGCCACGGCAACTGCTCCCTCAGGTGGAGCCGAAGACGCACCCCCTGA
This DNA window, taken from Deinococcus cellulosilyticus NBRC 106333 = KACC 11606, encodes the following:
- a CDS encoding MarR family winged helix-turn-helix transcriptional regulator, producing MHDRPPLPPRASTGRPAVLSWLRMARFTQQVTRAWTQALRTHDLSPAQFDVIASVGGQPDITQRELSHKLLVTDGNISQLLTSLTRRELIDRTTVGKEKRLSLTPAGQQLFDRLIPHHEDWLEEQFQALTFEEQQQLSQLLRVLLRSRH
- a CDS encoding Atu2307/SP_0267 family LLM class monooxygenase; the encoded protein is MEIGIDSFAAVVTDPDTGTTLSGADRLNHLIEEIETADRAGVDSFGIGEHHRKEYLDSAPTLILAAAASRTNRIRLTSAVTVLSADDPVRVFQQFATLDLLSRGRAEIVAGRGSSIEAYPLFGLDLNQYDPLFREKLDLLLKLRDNTHLHWQGQFRAPLTGHGVYPRPHQTQLPIWVGVGGTPASFVRAGTLGLPLMVAIIGGDFRRFRPLIDLYRQAGERAGHPREQLKVGVHAFGFVAETGQVARDLVYPGYERLMNVIGRERGWPPASRARFDHECGPSGAYLTGSVEEVVEKAVHVHQVLGGVSRLTFQMTNVMLNHDRMLQAIEMLGQQVRPRVQERLAQLNK
- a CDS encoding FAD-dependent oxidoreductase, with the protein product MNEPTSQHPMPAGAAGVALRTDIVVIGAGQAGLSAAYHLKKQGVPPGKGFVVLDANPFPGGAWQHRWPTLTLSTVNRVHDLPGMRFTETTGEALSSVQARLAVPEYFAEYEKRFGLPVYRPVRVLQVTDRADHRLQVQTDQGPVSTRGIINATGTWNTPFIPDVPGRERFLGRQLHTQDYQNPHDFLGQHVLIVGGGISALQLLDEISQVTETTWVTRREPEFRKGPFDDEAGRAAVSLVEARVRAGLEPESVVSVTGLMWTPQVEAMQQRGVLSRLPMFQHITEKGVVWEDGRSLHVDVILWCTGFRSSLSHLSPVNLREDTGGITLTGRLATQVARDPRIHLVGHGPSASTIGANRAGRAAVQELCAFLGIT